The following coding sequences lie in one Miscanthus floridulus cultivar M001 chromosome 9, ASM1932011v1, whole genome shotgun sequence genomic window:
- the LOC136480226 gene encoding uncharacterized mitochondrial protein AtMg00810-like: protein MKKAFDTSDLGLLCFYLSVEVRQDATGIALRQAHYAKRILELGGMTGYNLAHISMEEKLKLSRESTAEEVDPPHYRWLIGSLYYLVRTRPDITFAVGYISWFMKRPMMEHLQAVNRIPRYVVGTLDYGLHYRRALDTVCFIGYCNSDLASDVDIARAQPG from the coding sequence ATGAAGAAGGCATTCGACACGAGCGACctcggcctcctctgcttctacctCAGCGTCGAAGTGCGCCAGGATGCCACCGGGATCGCCCTCCGCCAAGCCCACTATGCCAAGCGCATCCTCGAGCTCGGCGGCATGACAGGCTACAATCTGGCCCACATCTCGATGGAGGAGAAGCTCAAGCTAAGTCGGGAGAGCACTGCGGAGGAGGTTGATCCACCCCATTACCGGTGGCTGATCGGGAGCTTGTACTACCTGGTCCGTACCCGTCCGGACATCACGTTCGCCGTCGGGTACATAAGCTGGTTCATGAAGCGACCGATGATGGAGCATCTGCAGGCCGTCAACCGAATCCCGCGCTACGTGGTGGGCACCCTCGACTACGGTCTTCACTACAGAAGGGCCCTCGACACAGTGTGTTTCATCGGCTACTGCAACAGCGACCTAGCCAGCGATGTGGATATAGCAAGAGCACAACCGGGATGA